A segment of the Fusarium oxysporum f. sp. lycopersici 4287 chromosome 4, whole genome shotgun sequence genome:
GCCTCCTGACTCAAATCCACCCAAGGCGATGATTCTCGAGATCCAGCCATAGGGGTTTGGTTTGAGCTCTGTCTCATCTTGTTCAATGCCTGAAACCCACCTCTGATACTATCCGCCTCATATCCCTTGGCCCTCAAGACACTGGTTGCAACTCGAGCGCTGTCGCCATCGTAACATGTGATAAGAACTCGTCTTCCGCTGAGAAGAGACTGGACTTCTGCTCCTGGAGCCTTAAAAGCCCCATCAAGATTCTTCCATAGTGATTCCAATAGCTTTGCATCAGAGAATGGGCTTGGGGTGCCGTCTTGGACAAAAGGCATATTGACAGCGCCTGGTAGATGGAACATGCTGAAGTCGTCAGGTTGGCGTAGATCGATTATAGTAGTGTCCTGTTTGGATCTCAGAATGCTCTGTAAGTCGACGGTATTGACAGATCCTGTCTTGGGGTCGGCAAGGACCATGTCGAGAAGTGCTCCTCTGTCAACGTCAAAGAATGCACCGAGGGCCTCGGATGCTGATCTCTCCCATTTTTCATCATACCGATACAAGTCGACTTCCAAGAGGTCCTGTGATAGTGTTAGTTCCCGCTAAAACTCTTGAGATATTAGACTTACCCCGTTCTTGATGGAGGGGAAGTAGCTCTCTCCAAGCTTGTCAAAGTACTCGTTGATGTACTGATAAGGCAGGTCACAGCATAGGAAGACACAGTTGACAGTTCCGTCTGGTCCAGCCAGGTCTGACAGAGTACCTTCAGCCTTACGCTTTTCTATAAGCTGGTACAAACCCTTAAGGTTGAAACCTGAAGAAGGTCCACAGACGATACCGTTTCGGCAGAGATCTAACGACATGGAGAAAGAGTTGTGAGAGTCGACTTCTTCGATATGATCGACTGCCCGTTTCCAGGGAAACTGGACGGGAGCCATGAGAGCGAAGGATCGGGGGCCGGGGACTCGGTCACCGGGTGCTGTGCAAACACTGAATCGTAGTTAGTATTGATGGCCCCGATGGATTTTATCATGCTAATGGTGGTTTGACTGACCCAAGTCGGTATACTGTAGGCTTTGCATCTTTGAAGTATGTGCCAAGTCCAGTCATAGTTCCTGTCTCTCATTAGTTAAAAGAATTTCATAAAGGGAGTATGTTGGCGTGCCTGAGGTCCCCATGCCAGCACAGATGACGTTTATCTCTGGTAACTGCTTGTAGATTTGTGGACCAGTCCACTTGACGTGGGCATTCCAGTTCTGTTCTGATGTTAACACTAGCCTTGCATTGCGATTGACAGAAGTCCTACAAGATCGTTCTCATATTGATttgggttgatgatggtCGCATCTGATTCTTGCGCAAGCCTTTGAGCAGCTCTGATGCCACCGCGCTCGTCGAGAGGCTCTGGCTGGGACGGACCGCCGAACAGCGTGCTATACGTATGAAGCGTTAGAGTGAAGACCTGTTTGGATGTTTATCGGTGTTCTGGTGACTCACATGTCAATGCCAAAGAACTGCATGAGTTTAAGCTTTGTTGAGCTCGTCTTGTTACTCAAGAACGCTCGAACATCATCGACTCCATGAATCGCTCGTGAAATCAATGACATGGACAGGACAGTTGATCCAGAGCTGTACTCGACAACAGCCTTTGTCTTGCCAGGAACGACACAATTTTGAAGAAGATTCAAGGCTATCATCCAGTGAGCTAAGCATATAAAGCCCAAAACAGGGTGCCGTACCTGGCATCGCTTTGACGTTGTTCGCAGGATGCATAGTCATCATCTTGGCATAAATACGTACTCCATCTTGACGATAGGGATTAAGCGAGTCGGGAATCTCGACAAGCGGTAGCGGCGGTGCTGTTTCTGGATCGAAGTACTTCTGGATGGAGTCTTGTCCATGGTACACGTTGAGG
Coding sequences within it:
- a CDS encoding cysteine synthase A, producing MASPNPLNVYHGQDSIQKYFDPETAPPLPLVEIPDSLNPYRQDGVRIYAKMMTMHPANNVKAMPALNLLQNCVVPGKTKAVVEYSSGSTVLSMSLISRAIHGVDDVRAFLSNKTSSTKLKLMQFFGIDITLFGGPSQPEPLDERGGIRAAQRLAQESDATIINPNQYENDLNWNAHVKWTGPQIYKQLPEINVICAGMGTSGTMTGLGTYFKDAKPTVYRLGVCTAPGDRVPGPRSFALMAPVQFPWKRAVDHIEEVDSHNSFSMSLDLCRNGIVCGPSSGFNLKGLYQLIEKRKAEGTLSDLAGPDGTVNCVFLCCDLPYQYINEYFDKLGESYFPSIKNGDLLEVDLYRYDEKWERSASEALGAFFDVDRGALLDMVLADPKTGSVNTVDLQSILRSKQDTTIIDLRQPDDFSMFHLPGAVNMPFVQDGTPSPFSDAKLLESLWKNLDGAFKAPGAEVQSLLSGRRVLITCYDGDSARVATSVLRAKGYEADSIRGGFQALNKMRQSSNQTPMAGSRESSPWVDLSQEALSVGASQSARVSL